A part of Aquibium oceanicum genomic DNA contains:
- a CDS encoding type II toxin-antitoxin system VapC family toxin, which produces MFVDASALTAMLAEEADGAELMTRMRRSRYRMTSAIAVWEASVALSRLTEKSVTETRMTLERFLDLAEIRTLPLPPEIAAIALDAFDRFGKGRHPARLNMGDCFAYACARHFGQPLLFKGSDFPLTDIAAA; this is translated from the coding sequence ATGTTCGTCGATGCGTCGGCATTGACCGCCATGCTTGCCGAGGAAGCCGACGGCGCAGAACTCATGACCAGGATGCGGCGAAGCAGGTATCGGATGACATCGGCGATCGCCGTCTGGGAGGCGTCGGTCGCCCTGTCGCGCCTGACGGAGAAATCCGTCACCGAAACGCGGATGACTTTGGAGCGGTTCTTGGACCTGGCCGAGATTCGAACCTTGCCGCTTCCCCCCGAGATCGCCGCAATCGCCCTCGATGCCTTCGACCGCTTCGGCAAGGGCAGGCACCCCGCCCGCCTCAACATGGGCGACTGCTTCGCCTACGCCTGCGCCCGGCATTTCGGCCAACCGTTGCTGTTCAAGGGAAGCGACTTTCCGCTGACCGACATCGCGGCCGCGTGA
- a CDS encoding methyltransferase domain-containing protein, producing the protein MDLIFEPGLAVRRKRRALSAAIAGADFLMRRAAEDLEERLGAVERNFASAAAIHCVTPHAADVLAASPKVGEVTRVEADPAFLKGADGVVASGDALGLAPESLDLAVSLLALHEANDLPGQLIQIRRALRPDGLFLACLAGAGTLSELRESLLAAETELTGGASPRVFPFADVRDVGALLQRAGFALPVADVETVTVRYADMFALLRDLRAMGATNVLAGRLRRPTRREVFLRAAELYAQRHGDPDGRVRATFSIVWLSGWAPHESQARPAKRGSANVSLERFLNQDKPG; encoded by the coding sequence ATGGATCTCATCTTCGAACCAGGACTGGCCGTCCGCCGCAAGAGGCGCGCGCTGTCGGCGGCCATCGCGGGCGCGGATTTCCTAATGCGCCGTGCCGCCGAGGATCTCGAGGAGCGTCTGGGGGCGGTGGAGCGGAACTTCGCCTCGGCCGCGGCGATCCACTGCGTGACGCCGCACGCCGCCGACGTGCTGGCGGCATCGCCGAAGGTCGGCGAGGTAACGCGCGTCGAGGCCGATCCGGCATTCCTAAAAGGCGCTGACGGGGTGGTCGCATCCGGCGACGCGCTGGGTCTGGCGCCCGAAAGCCTCGATCTGGCGGTGTCGCTGCTGGCGCTGCACGAGGCCAACGACCTGCCGGGACAGCTCATCCAGATCAGGCGCGCGCTGAGGCCGGACGGGCTGTTCCTCGCCTGCCTGGCGGGTGCCGGCACGCTTTCCGAGCTTCGCGAGAGCCTGCTCGCGGCGGAGACCGAACTGACCGGCGGCGCGAGCCCCCGCGTCTTCCCCTTCGCCGACGTGCGCGACGTGGGGGCGCTGCTGCAGCGGGCGGGCTTCGCACTTCCGGTCGCCGACGTCGAGACCGTCACGGTCCGCTATGCCGACATGTTCGCGCTGCTGCGCGACCTGCGCGCCATGGGAGCGACGAACGTGCTGGCCGGGCGGTTGCGGCGGCCGACGCGGCGGGAGGTCTTCCTGCGCGCCGCCGAACTCTATGCCCAGCGCCATGGCGACCCGGACGGCCGGGTTCGCGCCACCTTCTCGATCGTCTGGTTGTCTGGATGGGCGCCGCACGAGAGCCAGGCGCGGCCGGCCAAACGCGGCTCGGCGAACGTGTCGCTGGAACGGTTCCTCAACCAGGACAAGCCCGGCTGA
- the grxC gene encoding glutaredoxin 3: MQDVTIYTRAMCGYCSAAKRLLDRKGVQYTEHDASFSPDLRQEMMSRSGRSTFPQIFIGDTHVGGSDDLHALEANGRLDAMLQGGA; this comes from the coding sequence ATGCAAGACGTCACCATCTACACCCGTGCCATGTGCGGCTACTGCTCCGCCGCCAAGCGCCTGCTCGACAGGAAGGGCGTGCAGTACACCGAGCACGACGCCAGCTTCTCCCCCGACCTGCGGCAGGAGATGATGTCGCGCTCCGGACGCTCCACCTTCCCCCAGATCTTCATCGGCGACACCCATGTCGGCGGCAGCGACGACCTGCACGCGCTCGAGGCCAACGGCCGCCTCGATGCCATGCTGCAGGGCGGCGCCTGA
- a CDS encoding Flp family type IVb pilin yields MRTLKAFLHDEDGATAIEYGLIAAVLSLSIVAGIGRVQDAIAYLFAEPTAAVQQTLN; encoded by the coding sequence ATGAGGACGCTCAAGGCATTCTTGCACGACGAGGACGGGGCCACGGCGATCGAATACGGTCTGATCGCGGCCGTTTTGTCGCTTTCGATCGTGGCCGGCATCGGCAGGGTTCAGGATGCCATTGCATATCTCTTTGCCGAGCCCACCGCGGCGGTCCAGCAAACCCTGAACTGA
- a CDS encoding DMT family transporter: MRQLWDSAAALLIVTGGLLGMIFPLGKIATGAGVSAVVWSFVISFGVGTILILVQIVRRDFPQLDRHKLRYFAIAGAISYAIPNIIVFAAIPHLGAGFTAIMLTLSPVITLTLSLLIGLRRPSPLGIAGIAVGFVGAVIVAATRGELGQPAALGWVALGLLIPVALAIGNIYRTIDWPAHAGPIELAIGSHYAAAVILLLVGLVPAANFDLAPLADLPLAVVAQAASSAGMFVFFFRLQAVGGPVYLSQIGYVAAAVGLVSGTLFLGERYALLTWAGAATVGIGVVMTTKAQSRES, encoded by the coding sequence ATGAGGCAGCTCTGGGATTCGGCCGCCGCCCTGCTCATCGTCACCGGCGGCCTGCTCGGCATGATCTTCCCGCTCGGCAAGATCGCCACCGGCGCCGGCGTGTCCGCCGTCGTCTGGTCCTTCGTCATCTCCTTCGGCGTCGGCACGATCCTCATCCTCGTCCAGATTGTCCGCCGCGACTTTCCGCAACTCGATCGACACAAGCTGCGCTATTTCGCGATCGCCGGCGCAATCTCCTACGCCATTCCCAACATCATCGTCTTCGCCGCCATCCCGCATCTGGGCGCCGGCTTCACCGCGATCATGCTGACGCTGTCTCCGGTCATCACGCTCACCCTGTCGCTGCTGATCGGGCTGCGCCGCCCGAGCCCGCTCGGCATCGCCGGCATCGCGGTCGGCTTCGTCGGCGCGGTGATCGTGGCGGCCACGCGTGGCGAACTCGGTCAGCCCGCCGCGCTCGGCTGGGTGGCACTCGGCCTTCTGATCCCGGTGGCGCTCGCGATCGGCAACATCTACCGCACCATCGACTGGCCGGCGCATGCCGGGCCGATCGAGCTCGCCATCGGCAGCCACTACGCCGCGGCGGTCATCCTTCTCCTCGTCGGGCTCGTCCCTGCCGCGAACTTCGATCTCGCGCCGCTGGCGGACCTGCCGCTCGCCGTCGTCGCACAGGCGGCCTCTTCGGCCGGCATGTTCGTCTTCTTCTTCCGCCTCCAGGCGGTCGGCGGCCCGGTCTATCTCAGCCAGATCGGCTACGTCGCGGCCGCCGTCGGGCTGGTCTCGGGCACGCTCTTCCTCGGCGAGCGCTATGCGTTGCTCACCTGGGCGGGTGCCGCGACCGTCGGCATCGGCGTCGTCATGACGACGAAGGCTCAAAGCCGGGAAAGCTGA
- a CDS encoding DUF1178 family protein: protein MINFSLHCDNGHAFDGWFRNNEEFDAQAERKLVSCPVCGSLHVGKSLMAPAVSTGRKREKIALAAGEEQKQVLAKLKELSEKVRANADYVGDKFAEEARKIHFGEVEARGIYGEATREEARSLVEDGVEFMPIPVFPDDRN from the coding sequence GTGATCAATTTCTCCCTCCATTGCGACAACGGCCACGCCTTCGACGGCTGGTTCCGCAACAACGAGGAATTCGACGCCCAGGCGGAGCGCAAGCTCGTCTCCTGCCCGGTCTGCGGTTCGCTCCATGTCGGCAAGTCGCTGATGGCGCCGGCCGTCTCCACCGGGCGCAAGCGCGAGAAGATCGCGCTCGCAGCCGGCGAGGAGCAGAAGCAGGTTCTGGCCAAGCTCAAGGAGCTGTCCGAAAAGGTCCGCGCCAACGCCGATTACGTCGGCGACAAGTTCGCCGAGGAGGCGCGCAAGATCCATTTCGGCGAGGTCGAGGCGCGCGGCATCTACGGCGAGGCCACGCGCGAAGAGGCGAGGAGCCTCGTCGAGGATGGCGTCGAGTTCATGCCGATCCCGGTCTTTCCGGACGACCGGAACTGA
- a CDS encoding mechanosensitive ion channel family protein, whose protein sequence is MVSSAEALRAQEPAVDPGEAPAAPRQPVSIENAVEDRAIAERLDDILSSTGWFENATVEVREGVVFLDGAAGSQDHRRWAGELAANTEGTVAVVNRIEVRADLRSTFGRAGEESTRLYGQAVQAWPLVLLALVIALATFLVAALIGRFSRGFLSTRISSPLLRSVVVRAITIPVFLLGIYFVLRVAGLTSLAVTVLGGTGLIGIVIGFAFRDIAENFLASLLLSIRNPFRSGDLIDVAGHVGIVQNLNTRSTVLLTLDGNHVQIPNAMVFKSIIKNYSSIPSRRAEFLVGIGYDSSTAKAQALISEVLREHPAVLETPEPLVLVDQLGAATVDLKVQYWFDSATYSPAKINSALLRLSKNALLSGGIELPDPAREVVFPQGVPFYRRDRPAEKSPASTKQKKSPPVDDQAVTIGEGNLQSETREAAERPRGEIPESSENLLKG, encoded by the coding sequence ATGGTTTCTTCAGCGGAGGCCCTGCGCGCCCAGGAGCCTGCCGTCGATCCCGGCGAGGCGCCGGCCGCGCCGCGGCAGCCGGTCAGCATCGAAAATGCGGTCGAGGATCGCGCGATCGCAGAGCGCCTCGATGACATCCTCTCGTCCACTGGCTGGTTCGAGAATGCCACCGTGGAGGTTCGCGAGGGCGTCGTTTTCCTCGACGGAGCGGCGGGCTCGCAGGACCACCGCCGCTGGGCCGGCGAACTCGCAGCCAACACCGAAGGCACGGTCGCCGTCGTCAACCGCATCGAGGTGCGCGCCGACCTGCGCTCCACTTTCGGCAGGGCAGGGGAAGAATCGACCCGGCTCTATGGGCAGGCGGTGCAGGCCTGGCCGCTGGTCCTGCTGGCGCTGGTCATCGCACTCGCCACCTTCCTCGTCGCCGCGCTGATCGGCCGCTTCTCACGCGGCTTCCTGTCCACGCGCATCTCCTCGCCGCTCCTGCGCTCGGTCGTCGTGCGGGCGATCACCATTCCGGTCTTCCTGCTCGGCATCTATTTCGTCCTGCGGGTCGCGGGCCTCACCAGCCTCGCCGTCACCGTGCTCGGCGGCACAGGCTTGATCGGCATCGTGATCGGCTTCGCCTTCCGCGACATCGCCGAAAATTTCCTGGCGAGCCTGCTGCTCTCGATACGCAATCCGTTCCGCTCCGGCGACCTGATCGACGTCGCCGGCCATGTCGGCATCGTGCAGAACCTCAATACGCGCAGCACCGTGCTGCTCACGCTCGACGGCAATCACGTGCAGATCCCCAACGCAATGGTGTTCAAGAGCATCATCAAGAACTATTCCAGCATCCCGAGCCGGCGCGCCGAGTTCCTGGTCGGGATCGGCTACGATTCCTCCACCGCAAAGGCGCAGGCCCTGATCAGCGAGGTGCTGCGCGAGCATCCGGCCGTGCTGGAGACCCCCGAACCGCTGGTGCTGGTCGACCAACTCGGCGCCGCTACCGTCGATCTGAAGGTTCAGTACTGGTTCGACAGCGCGACCTATTCTCCGGCCAAGATCAACTCGGCCCTTCTCAGGCTCTCCAAGAACGCGCTCCTGTCGGGTGGTATCGAACTGCCCGACCCGGCCCGCGAGGTTGTCTTCCCACAAGGTGTCCCCTTCTATCGCCGCGACCGCCCGGCGGAAAAATCACCGGCCTCCACAAAGCAAAAGAAATCCCCGCCCGTCGATGATCAGGCCGTCACCATCGGCGAGGGAAACCTCCAGAGCGAGACGCGGGAAGCAGCCGAAAGGCCGCGAGGCGAGATCCCCGAGAGCTCGGAAAACCTGCTCAAGGGTTGA
- a CDS encoding ComF family protein, whose translation MADLPLEFKRLFSVAAAQAGRALFPPLCGGCRRTVSLPATLCGSCWRELRLLERPWCEVLGVPFTVEMGEGALSPAAIANPPPFDRARSAVAYTGVARRMVQALKYNDRTDLAPWMARWMMRAGSELIRDADVIVPVPLHSRRFLRRRFNQSAELARALAGLSGLGFEPALVVRAKPTRQQVGLGLAEREQNVRGAFKVPAADRERLRGRRVLAVDDVYTTGATVSAMARSLRRAGAAGVDVLTFARVLPEDFLDGGGNSI comes from the coding sequence GTGGCCGATCTGCCTCTCGAGTTCAAGCGCCTATTCTCGGTCGCAGCCGCCCAGGCGGGGAGGGCGTTGTTTCCGCCGCTCTGCGGCGGTTGCCGCCGCACGGTCAGCCTGCCCGCCACGCTGTGCGGTTCGTGCTGGCGCGAACTGCGGCTGCTCGAACGCCCCTGGTGCGAGGTTCTCGGTGTTCCCTTCACCGTAGAGATGGGCGAAGGCGCCCTCTCGCCGGCCGCGATTGCCAATCCGCCGCCCTTCGACCGGGCCCGCTCGGCGGTCGCCTACACCGGTGTGGCACGCCGCATGGTGCAGGCGCTGAAGTACAACGATCGCACCGATCTCGCGCCATGGATGGCGCGGTGGATGATGCGCGCGGGCTCCGAGCTGATCCGCGACGCCGACGTCATCGTCCCGGTCCCGCTGCATTCGCGGCGCTTCCTGCGACGCCGCTTCAACCAGTCGGCCGAACTCGCCCGCGCGCTCGCCGGTCTATCGGGCCTCGGCTTCGAGCCGGCCCTTGTCGTGCGCGCGAAGCCGACGCGCCAGCAGGTGGGCCTCGGCCTCGCCGAACGCGAGCAGAACGTGCGCGGCGCCTTCAAGGTGCCGGCGGCGGACCGCGAGCGGCTGAGGGGCCGCCGGGTGCTCGCCGTGGACGACGTCTACACCACCGGTGCGACGGTTTCGGCGATGGCGCGATCGCTGAGGCGGGCGGGCGCGGCCGGCGTCGACGTGCTGACTTTCGCGCGCGTGCTTCCGGAGGACTTCCTAGACGGCGGCGGCAACTCTATATAG
- a CDS encoding GNAT family N-acetyltransferase, producing the protein MPELSTVRRYEAAGFRAWPASSVIYDGTWAIRLTAGLPAKRLNSVNPLDPADSLNIGERIERAARRFDAYGRPVTFRISPLAGGTLSLHLDREGWVSFADSIVMHCPLDRLPLEGVLDQIPLKDVGRFVGSALEVHGTKPAHRPGLSELIGSIEPETGLFVMEAEGKPVATAICVHDGDLAGLFEVATASAVRGGGHGRRIVLAALKWARLRGAREAWLQVEADNDPATSLYRSIGFSEAYRYHYRRRAGT; encoded by the coding sequence ATGCCGGAACTTTCAACCGTAAGGCGGTACGAAGCGGCCGGCTTTCGCGCATGGCCGGCCTCGTCGGTCATCTATGACGGCACCTGGGCGATCCGCCTTACCGCCGGTCTCCCCGCCAAGCGCCTGAATTCGGTCAATCCGCTCGATCCCGCCGACAGCCTCAACATCGGCGAGCGCATCGAGCGGGCGGCGCGGCGGTTCGACGCCTACGGGCGTCCCGTCACCTTCCGGATATCCCCGCTTGCGGGCGGTACCCTGTCGCTCCATCTCGACCGCGAAGGCTGGGTTTCCTTCGCCGATTCCATCGTCATGCATTGTCCGCTCGACCGCCTTCCGCTGGAAGGCGTGCTCGACCAGATCCCGCTCAAGGACGTCGGCCGCTTCGTCGGCTCGGCACTCGAAGTCCACGGCACGAAGCCGGCCCACAGGCCGGGGCTCTCCGAACTCATCGGCTCGATCGAGCCCGAGACCGGTCTCTTCGTCATGGAGGCGGAGGGCAAGCCCGTCGCAACCGCCATCTGCGTCCACGACGGCGATCTCGCCGGGCTGTTCGAGGTGGCGACCGCCTCTGCGGTGCGCGGCGGCGGCCACGGCCGGCGCATCGTGCTCGCTGCGCTGAAATGGGCGCGGCTCAGGGGCGCGCGCGAGGCCTGGCTCCAGGTTGAGGCGGACAACGATCCGGCGACCAGCCTCTACCGCTCGATCGGCTTTAGCGAAGCCTACCGCTACCACTACCGCCGCAGGGCCGGAACCTGA
- a CDS encoding (deoxy)nucleoside triphosphate pyrophosphohydrolase, which translates to MTAQRPILLVAACALVDADGRVLLAQRPEGKALAGLWEFPGGKVETGESPEETVVRELKEELGIVTREPCLAPLTFASHAYENFHLLMPLFVCRKFEGTPRSLEGQQLKWVRARAMRDYPMPPADEPLIPFLIDLL; encoded by the coding sequence GTGACGGCGCAACGCCCGATTCTCCTCGTTGCCGCCTGCGCCCTGGTCGACGCCGACGGCCGGGTGCTCCTGGCGCAGCGGCCCGAAGGCAAGGCGCTCGCCGGTCTGTGGGAGTTCCCGGGCGGCAAGGTCGAAACGGGTGAGAGCCCGGAGGAGACCGTCGTACGGGAGCTGAAGGAAGAACTCGGCATCGTCACGCGCGAGCCGTGCCTGGCGCCGCTCACCTTCGCCAGCCACGCCTACGAAAACTTCCACCTGCTGATGCCGCTCTTCGTGTGCAGGAAGTTCGAAGGCACGCCGCGCAGCCTTGAGGGCCAGCAGTTGAAGTGGGTGCGCGCGCGCGCCATGCGCGACTACCCCATGCCGCCGGCCGACGAACCGCTGATTCCCTTCCTCATCGATCTCCTGTAG
- a CDS encoding carbon-nitrogen hydrolase family protein — MSVFKAAAIQMRTGMDPDANAQTFEAMVRDAAGQGATYIQSPEMTGALVRDRATLRSVLRDEKDDVIAATAGRLAAELGVTIHVGSTAIARDDGKVANRGFLFGPDGALVTTYDKIHMFDVDLDNGESWRESNTYEPGVCTIVADLPFAKLGMSVCYDLRFPQLFRAQAMAGAEVLTVPAAFTRQTGEAHWHVLLRARAIENGTWLIAAAQGGKHEDGRETYGHSMMIDPWGRVVAELDHDEPGVLVAEIDTEAVSAARKKIPNLKNAREFTVRDVGTPAAARRAAS, encoded by the coding sequence ATGAGTGTCTTCAAGGCCGCCGCCATCCAGATGCGCACCGGCATGGACCCGGACGCGAACGCGCAGACCTTCGAGGCGATGGTCCGCGACGCGGCCGGGCAGGGCGCCACCTACATCCAGTCGCCGGAGATGACCGGCGCCCTGGTGCGCGACCGCGCCACGCTCCGCTCCGTCCTCCGCGACGAGAAGGACGACGTCATCGCCGCCACCGCCGGCCGGCTCGCCGCCGAACTCGGCGTCACGATCCACGTCGGCTCCACCGCGATCGCCCGCGACGACGGCAAGGTCGCCAACCGCGGCTTTCTCTTCGGCCCCGACGGTGCGCTCGTCACCACCTACGACAAGATCCACATGTTCGACGTCGATCTCGACAATGGCGAGAGCTGGCGCGAATCCAACACCTACGAGCCCGGCGTCTGCACCATCGTTGCCGATCTTCCCTTCGCGAAGCTCGGCATGTCGGTCTGCTACGACCTGCGCTTTCCGCAACTCTTCCGCGCCCAGGCCATGGCCGGCGCCGAGGTGCTCACGGTGCCCGCCGCCTTCACCCGCCAGACCGGCGAGGCGCACTGGCACGTCCTCCTGCGCGCCCGCGCCATCGAGAACGGCACGTGGCTCATCGCCGCCGCGCAAGGGGGAAAGCACGAGGACGGGCGCGAGACCTACGGCCATTCCATGATGATCGATCCCTGGGGCCGCGTCGTCGCCGAACTCGACCACGACGAGCCCGGCGTACTGGTGGCCGAGATCGACACCGAAGCGGTTTCCGCCGCGCGCAAGAAGATCCCGAACCTGAAGAACGCCCGCGAATTCACGGTCCGCGACGTCGGAACCCCGGCTGCCGCCCGGAGAGCCGCCTCGTGA
- a CDS encoding type II toxin-antitoxin system VapB family antitoxin: protein MAFHIKNPETDALARKVASLKKTGLTETVHTALQHELEREQGKPSDIDRWIQFAREFRSTVDPTRGLPVDKDFIDSLYEDD, encoded by the coding sequence ATGGCTTTTCACATCAAGAACCCAGAGACCGACGCTCTCGCCCGCAAGGTGGCGTCGCTGAAGAAGACCGGCCTTACGGAGACGGTCCATACCGCGCTTCAGCATGAACTGGAGCGCGAGCAGGGAAAGCCGAGCGACATCGATCGCTGGATTCAGTTCGCGCGCGAATTTCGCTCGACTGTGGATCCGACCCGCGGATTGCCGGTGGACAAGGACTTCATCGACAGTCTCTACGAGGACGATTGA
- the ubiG gene encoding bifunctional 2-polyprenyl-6-hydroxyphenol methylase/3-demethylubiquinol 3-O-methyltransferase UbiG, translating to MPEARRTTIDTAEVERFSALAAEWWNPNGKFKPLHKFNPVRLAYIRDKVAERFGRDPRSTRPFEGLRFLDIGCGGGLLCEPMARLGATVVGADASETNIEVAKLHAAQSGVSIDYRATTAEDLADAGEKFDVILNMEVVEHVSDVGLYIGKCAEMVKPGGIMFVATINRTLKALGLAIVGAEYVLRWLPRGTHQFGKLVRPDELQKALGDAGMSIIDRTGVVYSPLSDRWQRSRDMDVNYMVLAEKPANE from the coding sequence ATGCCCGAGGCCCGACGAACGACCATCGACACCGCGGAAGTCGAGCGTTTCTCCGCGCTCGCCGCCGAATGGTGGAATCCGAACGGCAAGTTCAAGCCGCTGCACAAGTTCAACCCCGTGCGACTGGCCTATATCCGCGACAAGGTCGCCGAGCGTTTCGGCCGCGACCCGCGCTCCACGCGCCCCTTCGAGGGGCTGCGCTTCCTCGACATCGGCTGCGGCGGCGGGCTGCTGTGCGAGCCCATGGCGCGGCTCGGCGCCACGGTGGTGGGCGCCGACGCCTCCGAGACAAACATCGAGGTGGCGAAGCTGCATGCCGCCCAGAGCGGCGTGTCGATCGACTACCGCGCCACCACGGCCGAGGACCTGGCCGACGCCGGGGAAAAATTCGACGTGATCCTCAACATGGAGGTGGTCGAGCACGTCTCGGACGTCGGGCTCTACATCGGCAAGTGCGCCGAGATGGTGAAGCCCGGCGGCATCATGTTCGTGGCCACGATCAACCGCACGCTGAAGGCGCTCGGGCTGGCGATCGTCGGTGCGGAGTACGTGCTGCGCTGGCTGCCGCGCGGCACGCACCAGTTCGGCAAGCTGGTGCGGCCCGACGAATTGCAGAAGGCTCTGGGCGATGCCGGCATGAGCATCATCGACCGGACGGGGGTGGTCTACAGCCCGCTCTCCGACCGCTGGCAGCGCTCGCGCGACATGGACGTCAACTACATGGTTCTGGCGGAGAAGCCGGCGAACGAGTGA
- the argJ gene encoding bifunctional glutamate N-acetyltransferase/amino-acid acetyltransferase ArgJ has translation MSSSVSPLAPKKFVTLPPVDGVRIATAEAGIKYKGRTDLLVMAFDEGTSVAGVLTRSKCPSAPVDFCRENLAGGKGRILVVNSGNANAFTGKKGKTATAATAKAAAAAAGCGENEVYLASTGVIGEPLDAGKFSHLLESLAADASPDRWADAGKAIMTTDTYPKYATAKVALGDVEVTINGIAKGAGMIAPDMATMLSFVATDAPIAAPVLKDLLTRGANRSFNAVTVDSDTSTSDTLLIFATGAAARRGAPSITALDDPQLVPFKRALNRLLKDLALQVVRDGEGARKEIEISVAGAKSSRSAKRIALSIANSPLVKTAVAGEDANWGRVVMAVGKAGEPAERDLLSISFGDHRVAHEGERDPSYSEEAVSEYMKGDRIRIGVELGIGQGKATVWTCDLTKEYVAINGDYRS, from the coding sequence ATGTCCAGCTCCGTCTCTCCGCTCGCTCCGAAGAAATTCGTCACCCTGCCGCCGGTCGACGGCGTCAGGATCGCCACGGCCGAGGCCGGCATCAAGTACAAGGGACGCACCGACCTCCTCGTCATGGCCTTCGACGAGGGCACGTCGGTCGCCGGCGTGCTCACGCGCTCGAAGTGCCCCTCCGCGCCGGTCGATTTCTGCCGTGAGAACCTGGCCGGCGGCAAGGGGCGCATCCTCGTCGTCAATTCCGGCAACGCCAACGCCTTCACCGGAAAGAAGGGCAAGACGGCCACGGCCGCGACGGCAAAGGCCGCCGCCGCGGCTGCCGGATGCGGTGAGAACGAGGTCTACCTCGCCTCTACCGGCGTCATCGGCGAACCGCTCGACGCGGGCAAGTTCTCGCACCTGCTGGAAAGCCTCGCCGCCGACGCCTCGCCCGACCGGTGGGCCGACGCCGGCAAGGCGATCATGACCACCGACACCTACCCGAAATACGCCACCGCGAAGGTGGCGCTCGGTGATGTCGAGGTCACCATCAACGGCATCGCCAAGGGCGCGGGCATGATCGCGCCCGACATGGCGACCATGCTTTCCTTCGTCGCCACCGACGCACCGATCGCCGCGCCGGTTCTCAAGGACCTTTTGACCCGCGGCGCCAACCGCAGTTTCAACGCGGTGACGGTCGACAGCGACACCTCGACCAGCGACACGCTGCTCATCTTCGCCACCGGCGCCGCCGCCCGGCGCGGCGCTCCGTCGATCACGGCGCTCGACGATCCGCAACTCGTCCCGTTCAAGCGGGCGCTGAACCGCCTTCTGAAGGATCTTGCCCTGCAGGTGGTGCGCGACGGGGAAGGCGCGCGCAAGGAGATCGAGATCAGCGTCGCGGGCGCGAAGTCGTCGCGTTCGGCAAAGCGCATCGCGCTGTCGATCGCCAACTCCCCGCTCGTCAAGACCGCCGTCGCCGGCGAGGACGCCAACTGGGGGCGCGTCGTCATGGCGGTCGGCAAGGCCGGCGAGCCGGCCGAGCGGGATCTCCTGTCGATCTCCTTCGGCGACCACCGTGTCGCCCACGAGGGCGAACGCGATCCGTCCTATTCGGAAGAGGCGGTTTCCGAATACATGAAGGGCGACCGCATCAGGATCGGAGTCGAACTCGGCATCGGGCAAGGCAAGGCCACGGTCTGGACCTGCGACCTGACCAAGGAATATGTTGCCATCAACGGCGACTACCGAAGCTGA